One genomic region from uncultured Devosia sp. encodes:
- a CDS encoding LacI family transcriptional regulator — translation MSDEDVPAASKGKRGVKPSGKPTLKTIAQMTGFAVTTISRALNNAPELSQETRDRVQKIAAELGYLPDRAALRLKTGRTNVVALVLEPDEQIYGFGSSIVNGLSEAVRNTAYHIVITPLFRGVNPMEPIRHIVRNRMADGVIFSKAESFDERIRFLLDNDFPFVSHGRTNWPDGHPFVDYDNEAYAHGAVRRLVEKGCKRISTVLPDSALTYTDHLKTGMSRAAQETGVDYEFAADVNLNSATDAIRNYVTKRSKRPDAPDGWVCSSEVSALAVIGALNEAGLRVGHDVHVVSKQSSEMFGQFQPGAETVFEDFVDAGRNLGSLLLRRIAGEPASELRHLAEPKFEWGR, via the coding sequence TTGTCAGACGAAGACGTGCCGGCTGCCAGCAAGGGCAAGCGCGGGGTCAAACCATCGGGCAAGCCGACGCTCAAGACCATCGCGCAGATGACTGGCTTTGCCGTCACCACCATTTCGCGCGCGCTCAACAATGCTCCAGAACTCAGCCAGGAGACGCGCGACCGCGTGCAGAAGATCGCGGCCGAACTGGGCTATCTGCCCGACCGCGCTGCACTCCGCCTCAAGACCGGCCGCACCAATGTCGTGGCGCTGGTGCTCGAACCGGACGAGCAGATCTATGGCTTCGGCTCGTCCATCGTGAATGGCCTTTCCGAAGCTGTGCGCAATACGGCCTACCATATCGTCATCACCCCGCTGTTCCGCGGTGTCAATCCGATGGAGCCGATCCGCCATATCGTGCGCAATCGCATGGCCGACGGGGTGATCTTTTCCAAGGCGGAGAGCTTCGACGAGCGTATCCGCTTCCTGCTCGACAATGACTTTCCCTTTGTCAGCCATGGCCGCACCAATTGGCCGGACGGCCATCCCTTTGTCGATTACGACAACGAGGCCTATGCCCATGGGGCGGTGCGGCGCCTCGTCGAAAAGGGCTGCAAGCGGATTTCAACCGTGCTGCCCGACAGTGCGCTGACCTATACCGACCACCTCAAGACCGGCATGTCGCGGGCTGCACAGGAGACGGGCGTCGACTATGAGTTTGCGGCCGACGTCAACCTCAACAGCGCTACGGACGCCATCCGCAATTACGTCACCAAGCGCAGCAAGCGGCCGGATGCACCCGATGGCTGGGTCTGCTCGTCCGAAGTCTCTGCCCTGGCGGTAATTGGCGCGCTCAATGAGGCCGGCCTCAGGGTCGGCCATGACGTGCATGTCGTTTCCAAACAGTCTTCTGAGATGTTCGGCCAGTTTCAGCCAGGCGCCGAAACGGTGTTCGAGGACTTCGTCGATGCCGGGCGCAATCTGGGAAGCCTGCTGCTCCGCAGGATCGCGGGCGAGCCGGCAAGCGAGCTGCGCCACCTGGCCGAGCCGAAATTCGAGTGGGGCCGCTGA
- the phnN gene encoding phosphonate metabolism protein/1,5-bisphosphokinase (PRPP-forming) PhnN, with the protein MVRPLGSLVLVVGPSGVGKDTLIDGARQALDNDKRFSFVRRLVTRPADAGGEEHDSVDAERFAELEAAGRFALSWDAHNLRYALPISLDTDIALGRTVVANVSRHVVAEARDKYRGCSVILITAEISRRAERLVARGRENSQQITARLARESAPVPPGIDPIIIDNSGPIAIGVTAFVMALRGIAAQE; encoded by the coding sequence ATGGTGCGACCGCTCGGTTCTCTGGTTCTTGTCGTGGGGCCCTCGGGCGTTGGCAAGGATACGTTGATCGATGGCGCAAGGCAGGCGCTCGACAACGACAAGCGCTTCAGCTTCGTCCGCCGTCTTGTGACGCGCCCTGCCGATGCCGGCGGCGAAGAGCATGACAGTGTCGACGCCGAGCGTTTCGCCGAACTGGAAGCGGCCGGCCGCTTTGCCCTTTCCTGGGACGCGCATAATCTGCGCTATGCATTGCCGATCAGCCTAGACACTGACATTGCCTTGGGACGAACCGTGGTCGCCAATGTGTCGCGCCATGTGGTGGCCGAGGCGCGCGACAAATACCGGGGCTGTTCGGTGATCCTCATTACCGCGGAAATCTCCCGTCGGGCCGAGCGGCTCGTGGCGCGTGGGCGCGAGAATTCCCAGCAGATCACTGCCCGCCTCGCTCGTGAAAGCGCGCCGGTGCCGCCGGGAATCGATCCGATCATCATCGACAATTCGGGCCCCATCGCCATTGGCGTCACCGCCTTTGTCATGGCGCTGCGCGGCATTGCGGCGCAGGAATAG